The following proteins are co-located in the Nomia melanderi isolate GNS246 chromosome 1, iyNomMela1, whole genome shotgun sequence genome:
- the shn gene encoding zinc finger protein schnurri isoform X3 translates to MTTETHTVAMTDPQLSNNNNNNNDGEPKYLHKKFKKMATTEVVPKLEAKKDTSDNDASPETPKRKDSSKDSRESLKDPIKVETSPEPADGEPTESRKSGYVCPYCRLSCAKPSVLQKHIRAHTNERPYPCVPCGFAFKTKSNLYKHCRSRAHALKMEGGDASKVSEDSDISLSDSASNGTGTPPPPPSSTPTTTVSSVKTIRTGKIYKPKFHTALQCVNNDAETSSLSSTSSSNSSSSTAAIPSSKPNPEQVQEHIDKIITDNQAIVDAVDPRLHKLIQRQQSLVEAKQCDQPLNLSSVEESSSSSRKRCYSESFVRENKDCPNSSSSDGSLIKDLLLKSQNASQDGTAESENYLCPSCNISYSSIDNLDTHRKYYCKGNVSPRRECQLEIEKRESDFESKSSDYYNALQPLPSPGPLLGNTRLVDAYAPPAKKQRSESVPTTLRSLEELSKYPRPNSLQMFGGEVRILDNTGETKTMRIEPRQTNSPTSEHIVSNKCVTSETASIVVRSGLHSGGTMVHKPPATPTSTPSSSISLANTPQMLAPIIPNISTPNIAPSMSCYNYLEPHLNPLTSITAYNPLTLPQAGITSILHGGKVIPYVPGMPGPHTLTPAIDISSSIAAGNAGYKVIPGLPGLHMVPQPLDLASPVKIQTPSVPGIPGPMTSGHASMMGQPLDLASPAKDSKLGFKPPGGDVSNPGFMSPKVPSVKIETSTDKYRRVPSAGEMTKVELDRHIKTSVALKYKSIEIPRERRELSYDRHPKAEKAYSSSNGIDSSAASSNSYSKLRYSPKETSDARKRLSTWNVSELEANKTPVDFEGSTAKYDSPTPPPPPPPPPPPPPPPPPPPPPPPLENGRLKVNFTESKGKPIEGYRTLNGEEVKADSATSVVLLSVDSSKTDVPNKTSVDVIPKTDKSELKSPKNGDPAKEGINSNKFLRPTSLPLKPGTFTPKKHHGITPTANTLPLISPETPRPKKSYGQLYLNGHAYTYLGLKCSTRVFYCTLNRPQPMYVAQQHGLSMYSNWKICKESPPDVDMAHYDSRHRPLNYTTAWKKEEDILTHSSQRPTTPTNPESGLDSDMQEKTKRVKIFDGGFESNEDYTYVRGRGRGRYVCEECGIRCKKPSMLKKHIRTHTDVRPYTCKHCAFSFKTKGNLTKHMKSKAHYKKCVELGVVPVPTTVCDDNIDKEAIARLAAGGNTEESSEEEEETDGEESEESGSEEQEAAQSLLSLSQRNANRPPGLLPSGRPTTYPYTLTFPTTSIPTNVSITVSNAPLSGQGVSTQGATVVRNELPYRYYFPSSRTASEESRTTVIQSSKKENSDVEVEEVDSDSRNSLSQPMDLTTKPAVQPLPSPVPRRARPADILTPVSEPILLQTIVQTMERLPIQGREWKPDAEGHMLQAYLTERHVMDSKIKQQYRVGNTKVEKNSKERDFYVRQLSPKSRNIEQNNVLTVTYADPSKMQQTLMDSRNKHVLKHTADEIKMEIREKIYQNNVTVERRPYDLESVHRDKEQGSRAITDRDNIEHDLINSVSSKPSIEYGVPMVNNCSERSSYSVESSNGSTPQNVDRHSPKPFSVDGNSRLLPIPHMNNDIDRGSVFNSMKTMNELERAQECHAVNQEIRPTSHELRNASTDLCIQSQSPRNLDMRPPSREIRLPIQDYRGQVQELRPPTQDYKLCRQELRSPSREFKSLTHDTRLNQEMTSLNSMETRQANVDNRPPSRDMILLSDYRHAQTQESRVNFEIMPLAMHEASKMQEASRPQNMDMRNTPMDRIEMKHTEMKQSIAESIKHTVARKMVVGGPGFRSPSPTGGTAKPQAEFLQPSSGPAPNYVSYSVTEDGRSVCGICNKVFSKPSQLRLHINIHYFERPFRCESCAVSFRTKGHLTKHERSVSHHNKKYFDLKCM, encoded by the exons AGACTCACACTGTGGCGATGACAGATCCACAGTTGtcaaacaataacaacaacaacaacgatggCGAGCCAAAGTACCTGCACAAGAAATTTAAGAAGATGGCGACGACCGAGGTTGTGCCGAAACTGGAGGCAAAAAAGGATACGTCGGACAATGACGCTTCTCCAGAAACACCTAAAAGGAAAGATTCGTCGAAGGACTCGAGAGAGTCGCTCAAAGATCCAATCAAGGTCGAGACCTCTCCGGAACCGGCGGATGGAGAACCGACCGAGTCTAGGAAAAGCGGCTATGTATGTCCTTATTGCAGGCTCTCGTGCGCGAAGCCGAGTGTTTTGCAAAAACACATCAGAGCCCATACCAACGAAAGACCGTATCCTTGCGTGCCTTGCGGTTTCGCCTTTAAAACCAAGTCGAACCTTTACAAACACTGCAGGTCTCGAGCTCATGCCTTAAAGATGGAAGGTGGTGACGCCAGTAAG GTGTCGGAAGATTCGGATATAAGCCTGTCCGACAGTGCGAGCAACGGTACTGGCAcaccgccgcctccgccgtcATCGACACCGACGACGACCGTCTCCAGTGTGAAAACAATTAGAACCGGAAAAATCTACAAACCAAAATTTCATACGGCATTGCAGTGCGTGAATAACGACGCCGAAACGTCTTCCCTTTCTTCCACTTCTTCCAGTAACAGTTCTTCCTCGACGGCTGCTATCCCTTCTTCGAAACCTAATCCAGAGCAAGTACAAGAacatattgataaaataattaccGACAACCAAGCGATCGTCGATGCGGTTGATCCGCGTCTTCACAAACTGATTCAAAGGCAACAAAGTCTCGTCGAAGCGAAACAATGCGATCAGCCGTTGAATCTCTCTTCCGTCGAAGAATCATCCTCTTCCTCGAGAAAACGATGTTACAGTGAGAGTTTCGTCCGAGAGAACAAAGATTGTCCGAACAGTTCGAGTTCGGATGGCTCGTTGATCAAAGATCTACTCCTGAAGAGTCAAAATGCGAGTCAAGACGGCACAGCGGAGAGTGAAAATTATCTGTGTCCCTCTTGCAACATCTCTTACTCGAGCATCGACAATCTCGACACTCATCGTAAATACTACTGTAAAGGGAACGTGAGTCCGCGCAGAGAGTGCCAACTGGAAATTGAAAAACGAGAGTCCGATTTCGAATCAAAGTCTTCCGATTACTACAACGCGTTGCAGCCTCTACCTTCCCCCGGGCCGCTTTTAGGTAACACGAGGCTGGTCGACGCGTACGCACCGCCCGCGAAGAAGCAGAGATCAGAATCCGTGCCCACCACCTTGCGATCTCTCGAAGAACTGAGCAAGTATCCGCGGCCGAACTCGCTGCAGATGTTCGGCGGTGAAGTTAGGATACTGGACAACACCGGGGAAACGAAAACCATGAGAATCGAACCGAGGCAGACTAATTCTCCGACGAGCGAGCACATCGTAAGCAACAAATGTGTTACTTCGGAAACTGCTTCGATCGTGGTTAGATCGGGCCTCCATTCCGGAGGCACGATGGTACACAAACCACCTGCCACGCCGACCAGCACGCCGAGTTCCTCCATATCTTTGGCCAACACGCCGCAAATGTTGGCGCCGATCATACCGAACATATCAACTCCGAATATAGCGCCCAGCATGTCGTGCTACAATTACCTGGAGCCCCACTTAAATCCCCTAACCAGCATCACTGCCTATAACCCGCTAACTTTGCCCCAGGCGGGCATCACGAGTATTCTTCATGGCGGTAAAGTGATACCCTATGTTCCTGGCATGCCTGGACCACACACTCTGACACCAGCCATAGACATATCCTCGAGTATAGCGGCCGGCAACGCCGGGTACAAAGTGATCCCAGGCTTACCTGGCCTCCACATGGTCCCTCAGCCCTTAGATCTCGCCAGTCCGGTGAAAATACAAACGCCAAGCGTACCTGGAATCCCTGGTCCGATGACCAGCGGACACGCCTCCATGATGGGGCAGCCACTAGATCTAGCTAGTCCGGCGAAGGACTCGAAGCTGGGCTTCAAACCCCCCGGCGGCGACGTTTCGAACCCTGGATTCATGAGTCCGAAAGTTCCTAGCGTTAAGATCGAGACCTCCACGGACAAATATCGAAGGGTACCGTCCGCGGGGGAGATGACCAAGGTAGAACTCGACCGTCATATCAAAACTAGCGTGGCTCTTAAGTACAAGAGTATCGAGATTCCGAGAGAGAGGCGAGAATTATCTTACGACCGACACCCCAAGGCCGAGAAGGCATACAGTTCCTCGAACGGGATCGACTCGAGTGCCGCGTCCTCGAACTCGTACAGCAAATTAAGATATTCTCCGAAGGAGACATCCGACGCTAGGAAGAGGCTTTCCACGTGGAATGTCAGCGAATTGGAGGCGAACAAGACACCGGTTGATTTCGAGGGATCCACCGCGAAATACGATTCGCCTAcgcctccgcctccgccgccgcctccccctccccctccgcctcctccgcctcctccgccgccgccaccgcctctcgaaaacggccgtctcaagGTAAATTTCACGGAGAGCAAAGGGAAACCGATCGAAGGTTACCGCACGCTGAACGGGGAGGAGGTGAAGGCGGACTCCGCGACATCGGTGGTACTCCTAAGCGTAGACAGTTCGAAGACAGATGTGCCAAACAAAACTTCCGTAGATGTAATCCCGAAGACGGACAAGTCTGAGCTGAAATCGCCGAAGAACGGGGACCCTGCGAAGGAAGGTATCAACTCGAACAAATTCCTAAGGCCTACTTCTTTGCCATTGAAGCCAGGTACTTTTACGCCGAAGAAGCATCATGGTATCACTCCAACGGCAAACACGCTTCCCCTTATTAGCCCTGAAACCCCGCGACCGAAGAAATCATACGGACAACTTTACTTGAACGGACACGCTTATACATATCTAGGCTTGAAATGCTCGACCAGGGTATTTTACTGCACGCTAAACAGGCCGCAGCCGATGTACGTCGCCCAGCAACACGGTTTGTCCATGTACTCGAATTGGAAGATTTGCAAAGAATCACCGCCCGACGTTGACATGGCGCATTACGACTCGAGACACAGGCCACTTAATTACACGACCGCCTGGAAAAAGGAGGAGGACATACTGACGCATTCCTCGCAAAGACCGACCACTCCAACCAATCCGGAAAGCGGTTTGGACAGCGATATGCAAGAGAAAACAAAGAGAGTCAAGATATTTGACGGGGGCTTCGAAAGCAACGAGGATTACACCTATGTCAGAGGCAGAG GTCGAGGTCGATACGTTTGCGAAGAATGTGGCATACGGTGCAAAAAACCATCCATGTTGAAGAAACATATCAGAACACACACGGATGTAAGACCGTACACTTGCAAGCATTGCGCGTTTAG TTTCAAAACCAAAGGCAACCTCACCAAACACATGAAATCAAAAGCACATTACAAAAAGTGCGTGGAATTGGGCGTCGTTCCTGTACCCACAACCGTCTGCGACGATAACATCGATAAAGAAGCTATCGCTCGTCTAGCGGCAGGTGGAAACACCGAAGAATCctcggaggaagaggaagaaaccGATGGAGAAGAGAGCGAAGAGTCTGGAAGCGAAGAGCAAGAGGCGGCGCAGAGTTTGCTGAGCCTTTCGCAACGAAACGCGAACCGGCCCCCGGGGCTTCTGCCATCCGGCAGGCCAACAACTTATCCGTATACTTTAACCTTCCCAACCACGTCTATACCCACGAACGTATCTATCACGGTAAGCAATGCCCCTCTCAGCGGACAAGGTGTCAGCACGCAAGGTGCCACCGTTGTTAGGAACGAATTGCCTTATCGATACTATTTCCCGTCGAGTCGCACCGCTTCGGAGGAATCCCGCACAACCGTGATTCAGTCGTCGAAGAAGGAGAACTCCGACGTGGAAGTGGAAGAGGTCGACTCGGACTCGCGAAATAGTTTGTCTCAGCCGATGGATCTTACAACGAAACCGGCCGTGCAGCCGTTACCGTCGCCTGTTCCTCGGAGGGCTAGACCAGCGGACATTTTGACACCAGTCTCGGAGCCCATCTTGTTGCAGACGATTGTTCAAACCATGGAGAGACTGCCGATACAGGGAAGAGAATGGAAACCAGACGCCGAGGGTCACATGTTACAAGCATATCTGACGGAGCGACACGTTATGGACAGTAAAATCAAGCAACAATACCGAGTTGGAAACACAAAAGTCGAGAAAAACTCCAAGGAAAGAGACTTCTACGTGAGACAGCTTTCACCGAAGTCAAGGAACATCGAGCAGAACAACGTCCTTACCGTGACTTACGCCGACCCTAGTAAAATGCAACAAACCCTGATGGATTCCAGAAACAAGCACGTATTGAAGCACACCGCGGATGAAATTAAAATGGAGATCAGAGAGAAGATCTATCAGAACAACGTGACGGTCGAACGGCGACCTTACGACTTGGAATCGGTCCATAGGGACAAGGAACAAGGAAGTCGAGCAATCACCGATAGAGATAATATCGAGCATGATTTGATTAATTCCGTTAGCTCGAAACCAAGCATAGAGTACGGTGTGCCTATGGTTAACAATTGCTCGGAAAGATCGAGTTACTCGGTGGAGTCCTCTAACGGAAGCACTCCGCAAAACGTGGATCGTCATTCGCCAAAGCCTTTCAGCGTCGACGGTAACAGTCGGCTGTTACCTATTCCGCACATGAACAACGACATCGACAGAGGTTCGGTATTCAATTCGATGAAAACGATGAACGAGTTGGAACGAGCGCAGGAATGTCACGCGGTCAATCAAGAAATCAGACCAACCAGCCACGAACTTCGGAACGCGTCGACGGACCTCTGCATTCAGAGCCAGAGTCCACGGAATTTGGACATGAGACCGCCCAGCAGAGAAATACGACTACCGATCCAGGACTACAGGGGTCAGGTGCAGGAATTACGACCTCCCACTCAAGACTACAAGCTGTGCAGGCAAGAACTGAGATCTCCTAGTCGAGAATTCAAATCGTTGACTCACGACACACGATTGAATCAAGAAATGACCTCCTTGAACTCCATGGAAACGCGACAAGCCAATGTAGATAATAGACCTCCGAGCAGAGATATGATTTTATTATCGGACTACAGACACGCTCAGACTCAGGAGTCCAgggttaattttgaaataatgcCGTTAGCGATGCATGAAGCCTCCAAAATGCAAGAAGCCTCGAGACCGCAGAACATGGACATGAGAAACACGCCTATGGATCGCATTGAGATGAAACATACGGAAATGAAGCAGAGCATAGCGGAAAGCATTAAGCACACTGTCGCTAGGAAAATGGTAGTCGGAGGACCAGGATTTAGATCGCCTTCGCCTACCGGGGGAACTGCCAAACCACAAGCCGAGTTCTTACAACCTTCTAGTGGGCCTGCACCAAATTACGTCAG TTACAGTGTCACTGAGGATGGAAGAAGCGTCTGCGGCATTTGTAACAAGGTGTTCAGCAAACCTAGTCAGTTACGGTTGCATATCAACATTCATTATTTCGAGAGACCATTTAGATGTGAAAGTTGCGCGGTTTCTTTCCGAACCAAAGGTCACTTGACAAAACATGAAAGATCTGTTTCTCACCATAATAAG aagtACTTCGATCTAAAATGTATgtaa